In a single window of the Nocardioides massiliensis genome:
- a CDS encoding UDP-N-acetylmuramate dehydrogenase — translation MPEVPGPVALRDHTTLRLGGPARRWVRAETTEELLATVRDCDGAGEPVLVLGGGSNVVVADAGFDGTVVEVATRGVHPDGERVEVAAGEGWDAFVAGAVASGWVGVEALTGIPGAVGATPIQNVGAYGQEVAQTIAAVRVWDRESAVVRTFAAADCGFGYRTSRFKTERYGDGSGSRYVVLTVTFQLRPGSLGAPVAYAELARALGVEVGQRAPAADVAAAVRRLRAGKGMVLDAADHDTWSAGSFFTNPLLGADEAARLPEGAPRFAQPDGTVKTSAAWLIQHAGFAPGHGDGPATLSTKHTLALTNRGHATTGDLLALAAEIRSGVQQRFGITLHPEPVLVGCSL, via the coding sequence GTGCCTGAGGTCCCCGGACCGGTCGCCCTGCGCGACCACACCACCTTGCGCCTGGGTGGTCCCGCACGCCGCTGGGTGCGGGCCGAGACGACCGAGGAGCTGCTCGCCACGGTGCGCGACTGCGATGGCGCCGGTGAGCCGGTTCTCGTGCTCGGTGGGGGGAGCAACGTCGTCGTGGCCGACGCCGGCTTCGACGGCACGGTCGTGGAGGTCGCCACGCGCGGCGTCCACCCCGACGGCGAGCGCGTCGAGGTCGCGGCGGGGGAGGGGTGGGACGCCTTCGTCGCCGGCGCCGTCGCCAGCGGCTGGGTCGGCGTCGAGGCGCTCACCGGCATCCCCGGAGCGGTCGGTGCGACCCCGATCCAGAACGTCGGCGCCTACGGACAGGAGGTCGCCCAGACGATCGCCGCGGTCCGGGTCTGGGACCGCGAGAGCGCCGTCGTGCGCACGTTCGCCGCGGCCGACTGCGGGTTCGGCTACCGCACCAGCCGGTTCAAGACCGAGCGGTACGGCGACGGCAGCGGCAGTCGCTACGTCGTCCTGACCGTCACCTTCCAGCTCCGCCCGGGCAGCCTGGGCGCCCCGGTCGCGTACGCCGAGCTCGCCCGCGCGCTGGGGGTCGAGGTGGGGCAGCGCGCCCCGGCCGCCGACGTGGCCGCGGCGGTGCGGCGGCTGCGCGCCGGCAAGGGGATGGTCCTCGACGCCGCCGACCACGACACCTGGAGCGCCGGCTCGTTCTTCACCAACCCGCTGCTCGGCGCCGACGAGGCGGCGCGGCTCCCCGAGGGCGCCCCCCGCTTCGCCCAGCCCGACGGGACCGTCAAGACCAGCGCCGCCTGGCTCATCCAGCACGCCGGCTTCGCCCCGGGCCACGGCGATGGCCCCGCGACCCTGTCGACCAAGCACACGCTCGCGCTCACCAACCGCGGCCACGCCACGACCGGCGACCTGCTCGCCCTGGCCGCCGAGATCCGCTCCGGCGTGCAGCAGCGCTTCGGCATCACGCTGCACCCCGAGCCGGTGCTCGTCGGCTGCTCCCTCTAG
- a CDS encoding adenosine deaminase: MTGHGGAEAGTGARRDLRALPKAHLHLHFTGSMRHATLLELAARDGVHLPDALVEDWPPTLSAADEKGWFRFQRLYDVARSVLRTPDDVRRLVREAAEDDVADGSRWLEIQVDPSGYATLFGGITAFTDLVLDAVREASQATGLGMALVIAANRTRHPLDARALARLAAQYADRGVVGFGLSNDERRGTTTEFAPAFRIAERAGLLLVPHGGELRGPEHARVCVETLGAGRLGHGVRLAEDPALLDDVVRRGVALEVCPTSNVSLGVYSDLTSVPLPTLLAAGATIALGADDPLLFGSRLAAQYATMRAAHDLDDATLAHLARSSFLASRAPDDVKQRALADIDAWLAAAP; this comes from the coding sequence GTGACGGGGCACGGGGGCGCTGAGGCCGGGACGGGTGCCCGGCGCGACCTGCGCGCGCTGCCCAAGGCCCACCTGCACCTGCACTTCACCGGCTCGATGCGGCACGCGACGCTGCTCGAGCTGGCCGCCCGCGACGGCGTACACCTGCCCGACGCCCTGGTCGAGGACTGGCCGCCGACGCTGTCGGCGGCCGACGAGAAGGGCTGGTTCCGCTTCCAGCGGCTCTACGACGTCGCCCGCTCCGTGCTGCGCACGCCTGACGACGTACGCCGCCTGGTGCGGGAGGCCGCGGAGGACGACGTCGCCGACGGCTCGCGCTGGTTGGAGATCCAGGTGGACCCCAGCGGCTACGCAACCCTCTTCGGGGGGATCACCGCGTTCACCGACCTGGTGCTCGACGCCGTGCGCGAGGCCTCGCAGGCCACCGGGCTCGGCATGGCGCTCGTGATCGCCGCCAACCGCACGCGGCATCCCCTCGACGCGCGGGCGCTGGCCCGGCTGGCCGCGCAGTACGCCGACCGCGGGGTCGTCGGCTTCGGGCTGTCCAACGACGAGCGCCGGGGCACGACCACGGAGTTCGCCCCGGCCTTCCGGATCGCCGAGCGGGCCGGTCTGCTGCTGGTGCCGCACGGCGGGGAGCTGCGCGGCCCCGAGCACGCCCGCGTCTGTGTCGAGACGCTCGGCGCGGGGCGGCTGGGGCACGGCGTACGCCTCGCGGAGGACCCGGCGCTGCTCGACGACGTCGTACGCCGTGGGGTGGCGCTGGAGGTGTGCCCGACGTCCAACGTGTCGCTGGGGGTCTACTCCGACCTGACGTCGGTGCCGCTCCCGACACTGCTGGCGGCCGGCGCGACCATCGCGCTCGGCGCCGACGACCCGCTGCTGTTCGGCTCGCGGCTGGCCGCGCAGTACGCCACGATGCGCGCCGCCCACGACCTCGACGACGCGACGCTGGCGCACCTCGCGCGCAGCTCGTTCCTCGCTTCCCGCGCCCCCGACGACGTCAAGCAGCGCGCGCTCGCCGACATCGACGCCTGGCTCGCTGCGGCTCCCTAG
- a CDS encoding aminotransferase class I/II-fold pyridoxal phosphate-dependent enzyme, producing the protein MSESPARPDGPLSALPAAELTAFHRAQEAAYAELRAAGLKLDLTRGKPAAAQLDLSDGLLTLPRGTTDSGGTDVRNYGGLEGLRDLRAIFAELLGTPVEQLVAGDNSSLVMMRSVLSYLWLHGGVTSERPWSAEEKVTFVCPVPGYDRHFTLLDWFGIDTVTVPMNDDGPDAEAIAELVAHDPTIKGMWLVPTYANPTGTITSPAVAERLASMPTAAPDFTIFWDNAYALHHLTEEETASADILGLAEAAGNPHRPIVFASTSKITYAGAGVGFLAASTDVVKWYTTHLGKGAIGPDKVNHLRHAQFFGSADGVRAHMVKHRELIAPKFDAVDRILTERLGGLGVAEWKVPVGGYFFSLDVLDGTAARVVQLAREAGIALTPAGASFPKGLDPRDRNIRLAPTFPPPEEVARAMEGVTTCVLLAAAEKLLDANG; encoded by the coding sequence GTGAGTGAGTCCCCTGCCCGTCCCGACGGTCCCCTGTCCGCCCTCCCCGCTGCGGAGCTGACGGCCTTCCACCGCGCCCAGGAGGCGGCGTACGCCGAGCTGCGCGCCGCCGGCCTCAAGCTGGACCTCACGCGCGGCAAGCCGGCCGCCGCCCAGCTCGACCTGTCGGACGGGCTTTTGACGCTGCCGCGCGGGACGACCGACTCCGGCGGCACCGACGTGCGCAACTACGGCGGGCTCGAGGGGCTGCGCGACCTGCGCGCGATCTTCGCCGAGCTCCTCGGCACCCCGGTCGAGCAGCTGGTCGCCGGCGACAACTCCAGCCTCGTGATGATGCGCTCGGTGCTCAGCTACCTGTGGCTGCACGGCGGCGTGACGAGCGAGCGGCCGTGGTCGGCCGAGGAGAAGGTGACGTTCGTGTGCCCGGTGCCGGGCTACGACCGGCACTTCACGCTGCTGGACTGGTTCGGCATCGACACCGTGACCGTCCCGATGAACGACGACGGCCCGGACGCCGAGGCGATCGCCGAGCTCGTCGCGCACGACCCGACGATCAAGGGCATGTGGCTGGTGCCGACGTACGCCAACCCGACCGGCACCATCACCTCGCCGGCGGTCGCCGAGCGGCTCGCGTCGATGCCGACCGCCGCCCCGGACTTCACCATCTTCTGGGACAACGCCTACGCGCTGCACCACCTCACCGAGGAGGAGACCGCCTCGGCCGACATCCTCGGGCTCGCCGAGGCCGCGGGGAACCCGCACCGGCCGATCGTGTTCGCCTCCACCTCCAAGATCACGTACGCCGGCGCGGGCGTGGGCTTCCTGGCCGCCTCGACCGACGTCGTGAAGTGGTACACCACTCATCTCGGCAAGGGCGCGATCGGACCCGACAAGGTCAACCACCTGCGCCACGCCCAGTTCTTCGGCTCCGCCGACGGCGTGCGCGCCCACATGGTCAAGCACCGCGAGCTGATCGCCCCGAAGTTCGACGCGGTCGACCGGATCCTCACCGAGCGGCTCGGTGGGCTCGGCGTCGCGGAGTGGAAGGTGCCCGTGGGCGGCTACTTCTTCAGCCTCGACGTGCTCGACGGCACGGCCGCGCGGGTCGTGCAGCTGGCCAGGGAGGCCGGCATCGCGCTGACCCCGGCCGGGGCGTCGTTCCCGAAGGGCCTCGACCCGCGCGACCGCAACATCCGGCTCGCGCCGACGTTCCCGCCGCCCGAGGAGGTCGCCCGCGCGATGGAGGGCGTCACCACGTGCGTGTTGCTCGCCGCTGCCGAGAAGCTGCTCGACGCGAACGGCTGA
- the secE gene encoding preprotein translocase subunit SecE, producing MSESRPIPSSDGKKRTNPVTFYRQVVAELRKVVWPTQNQLVTYFIVTMVFVVVVMAIVSLLDLGFGRMAFWIFG from the coding sequence GTGTCGGAGAGCCGACCGATCCCGTCCTCCGACGGGAAGAAGCGCACCAACCCGGTCACGTTCTACCGCCAGGTCGTCGCCGAGCTCCGCAAGGTGGTCTGGCCGACCCAGAACCAGCTGGTCACCTACTTCATCGTGACGATGGTCTTCGTCGTCGTGGTGATGGCGATCGTGTCGCTCCTGGACCTCGGCTTCGGCCGGATGGCGTTCTGGATCTTCGGCTGA
- the nusG gene encoding transcription termination/antitermination protein NusG, which yields MPHSDDQLDQPQAEVDELSAASADADAPAEEAPAEIGETEVADEDPAETEDSVDDGPVDPLEEFRDALWAKPGDWFVIHTYSGMENRVKANLENRITSLNMEDYIHEVVVPTEEVAEIKNGQRKLVKRTVLPGYVLVRMDLTDESWAAVRHTPSVTGFVGHSHQPVPLSLAEVENMLAPSVVAAAEAAATPEQRAAGGAVPNQKPVEVADFDVSDSVMVVDGPFATLHATITEINADTQRVKALVEIFGRETPVELSFSQIQRV from the coding sequence GTGCCGCACTCAGACGATCAGCTCGACCAGCCGCAGGCCGAGGTCGACGAGCTGAGCGCTGCCTCGGCCGACGCCGACGCGCCCGCCGAGGAGGCTCCGGCCGAGATCGGCGAGACCGAGGTTGCCGACGAGGACCCGGCCGAGACCGAGGACTCCGTCGACGACGGACCGGTCGACCCGCTCGAGGAGTTCCGCGACGCGCTCTGGGCCAAGCCCGGCGACTGGTTCGTGATCCACACCTACTCCGGCATGGAGAACAGGGTGAAGGCGAACCTCGAGAACCGCATCACCTCGCTGAACATGGAGGACTACATCCACGAGGTCGTGGTCCCCACCGAGGAGGTCGCGGAGATCAAGAACGGCCAGCGCAAGCTGGTCAAGCGCACCGTCCTCCCCGGCTACGTCCTGGTCCGCATGGACCTCACCGACGAGTCCTGGGCCGCCGTGCGGCACACCCCGTCGGTGACCGGGTTCGTCGGCCACAGCCACCAGCCGGTGCCGCTGAGCCTCGCCGAGGTCGAGAACATGCTCGCCCCGTCGGTGGTCGCCGCCGCCGAGGCCGCCGCCACGCCGGAGCAGCGCGCCGCCGGTGGTGCCGTGCCGAACCAGAAGCCCGTCGAGGTCGCCGACTTCGACGTCTCCGACTCGGTCATGGTCGTCGACGGCCCGTTCGCGACGCTGCACGCGACCATCACCGAGATCAACGCCGACACCCAGCGCGTCAAGGCCCTGGTGGAGATCTTCGGCCGGGAGACCCCGGTCGAGCTCTCCTTCAGCCAGATCCAACGCGTCTGA
- the rplK gene encoding 50S ribosomal protein L11 — MPPKKKIAALVKVQLQAGAATPAPPVGTALGPHGVNIMDFCKAYNAQTEAMRGNVIPVEITIYEDRTFDFITKTPPAAELIKKAAGLSKGSGVPHTDKVGKLTKDQIREIATTKLPDLNANDVEAAMKIVEGTARSMGVTTD; from the coding sequence ATGCCCCCCAAGAAGAAGATCGCCGCACTGGTCAAGGTGCAGCTGCAGGCCGGCGCGGCAACGCCCGCCCCGCCTGTCGGTACGGCCCTCGGCCCGCACGGCGTCAACATCATGGACTTCTGCAAGGCCTACAACGCCCAGACCGAAGCCATGCGCGGCAACGTCATCCCCGTCGAGATCACCATCTACGAGGACCGGACGTTCGACTTCATCACCAAGACCCCGCCGGCCGCGGAGCTGATCAAGAAGGCTGCTGGTCTGTCCAAGGGCTCCGGTGTCCCGCACACCGACAAGGTCGGCAAGCTGACCAAGGACCAGATCCGCGAGATCGCCACCACCAAGCTCCCCGACCTCAACGCCAACGACGTCGAGGCCGCGATGAAGATCGTCGAGGGCACCGCCCGCTCCATGGGCGTCACGACCGACTGA